The genomic region AAGTGATTGTCAATGTAGCAACCAAGGTAATATTGACGTTTACTCTTCTTGTTCGATTTTACTCTCTTTGGGTCGAGTGGATATAGCATCACGTTTTGGCCTATGCTtcttccacttcttcttcttcaaagtcaTGATCCACGACGGAACCTCACATCCCGACGATGTCATGGTGTTGGCTATGTTCCTAAGGAAAGGCATATCTTCTTCCGTGTAGAACGTTATCGCTTCACCGCTCCTTCCCGCTCTCCCTGATCGACCTATAACAAACGTTTCAAAAAGAGAGCGCTTACTTTCACAAAAATGCATCATCAcaagaagagaatcaaaagcacACAAGTGTGGAGAAAAATGTAAACATACCAATCCTATGGATGTATGCAGAAGCAGAGTCCGGGAAGTCGTAGTTTATCACGCAGTTGATCCCTTTGAAATCCATACCTCTAGCGATCACATCAGTGGCAATCAGAACCCACGTCTCCCCTGCTCTGAAGCTATCAACAGCGTTCTCTCGCTGCATGCAGCATCCAGGGTTTAGTTTAGTTATCTCGTTCCAATCATCTCATACAATCTATATAtgtggagagagagatgatgatgaatgaTTACCTCTCCTGCAGGGAGATCGGAATGGATGACACCGACTCTGATTTATCACACTTCAGTTCATCGTAGAGTTCCTTTGCTCGTTCTTTGCTTTGCACACAAAGATCAGTACCGGTGGATTCAGACTCTACAGCCACGTAGACAAAAGGAGTTACACAAAGGAAACATTTGATAACACTGTTCAAATAAGTGAGCTTATTACCTGTGCAAAGCTTTGGCGAAGAGCGAGAAGCTTCCCTTCTTCAGTTCCAGCGAAACAAGCTTCTGCTTGACGGTTTTAGATGCTGTGTTCCTGCAAGAATGTTCAAAACGTAAGATCCTTTTGCTGCAAGAAAATGTTGTGaagtattattatatatactcaCTTTCGGCCAATGATCACACGAACAGCATCGTGCATTATGGAACGCGCAAGCTCCTCAACAGAATCGGGTAGAGTAGCACTGAACAGTGACCGTATGAtcgaagggtttgaacaagccTTGACCACGCCGTCTATTTGCTTTCAACATGCTCTGCTCAAACAGCTTGTCGGATTCATCAAGGACAAGATACTCCACCCTGTATTCAACAGAGATTAAGAGGTAAATAGGCAAAACacatataaaatgttaaaattctACATATATATGCTATCGACGTACTTGCTTAAGTCGATTTTTTTAGCCTTGATGGCTCGTTTAAGCCGCCATGGGTGTTGATATGAGAACATCACACTGCAGCTTCGAGAAATCAGCAGTTTTGGCGAGGGTTTAGTCATTAATCTGATGTTGAACTTGCTTCCTTTGATAAGTTTTTTCCCTTCTCTAGCTGTTTGAGCAGCTAGCTCTCGTGCAGGAGAGAGGATGACTGCTCTTATACCATCAGTTGGAATGGCGctgaaaaacaacaacaacaagaaaagAGAGCATGATTCAAGAATCAGAAACTGCGAAATCGAGAGGGTTACAGAGTAGAGAGAGTAGTTTCATACCTTGAGTTTTATAAGCATGGGGCAAATAAAAGCAAAGGTCTTTCCTGACCCAGTTGGAGCACAGGCAAAACATTCACGACCCTGACATTAAGCAAAAAGCAAAACTCAAAACTGGAACAGATACATCTATCTCTTTGTTTCCCCATCAACCTAAGTGTCTCTGCCGTAATGAATAAAGATCATCATACCGATAGGAGAACTGGAATAGCCTGCCTCTGGATTGGAGTAGGCTCTCTAAAATCAAGTCCAGCCAAATTGCGTAATATGTATTTCTTACAACCATACCTGTAACAAGATAATCAACACACCAACATAGCTAAAAGCATGTCAATGGACAAA from Raphanus sativus cultivar WK10039 unplaced genomic scaffold, ASM80110v3 Scaffold1104, whole genome shotgun sequence harbors:
- the LOC108807123 gene encoding LOW QUALITY PROTEIN: DEAD-box ATP-dependent RNA helicase 57 (The sequence of the model RefSeq protein was modified relative to this genomic sequence to represent the inferred CDS: inserted 3 bases in 3 codons; deleted 7 bases in 6 codons), with product MEKSVNFLFGGTNFNRKKFAPDFAKFKNRKEEDEMSQQETELLEEEEEEPEQEKAVSSSSKKRKRKSANSGFDVFKSSKKSRSNKGKEVEQETKDETLENPKKELYRQIEVEMLVSRKQYNIHVSGNNIPAPLKSFTELSSRYGCKKYILRNLAGLDFREPTPIQRQAIPVLLSGRECFACAPTGSGKTFAFICPMLIKLKRHSTDGIRAVILSPARELAAQTAREGKKLIKGSKFNIRLMTKPXAKTADFSKLQCDVLISTPMRLKRAIKAKKIDLSKVEYLVLDESDKLFEQSMLKQIDGVVKACSNPSIIRSLFSATLPDSVEELARSIMHDAVRVIIGRKNTASKTVKQKLXFAGTEEGKLLALRQSFAQSLNPPVLIFVQSKERAKELYDELKCDXIRVGVIHSDLPAGERENAVDSFRAGETWVLIATDVIARGMDFKGINCVINYDFPDSASAYIHRIGRSGRAGRSGEAITFYTEEDMPFLRNIANTMTSSGCEVPSWIMTLKKKKWKKHRPKRDAISTRPKESKIEQEE